The Agaribacterium sp. ZY112 genome includes the window ATGGCGCGATTATCTAGTCGAAGCCGAAGAGCGCCGCCAAGAACTAAGCGGAGTGCAAGTCATTAAGTTTCAGCCATAAGCCAAACACCACCGCCCTCCCAAAGCACCAACAAAGCGGGCCTGAATCAAAGCCAAGCCTGTACCAAAGTGTTCTAGACGAATAAACTAGCGCCTCTAGAAATTTACTTGGGCAACAGCATGAAAGATCAAGAAAAAACCCACTTTGGCTTCGAGACCGTCAACGCAGGCGAGAAAGCCGCTAAAGTGGCCGACGTCTTTCACAGCGTTGCAGCTAAATACGACATCATGAATGATTTGATGTCGGGTGGTGTACACCGACTATGGAAAATGTTTACCGTTGAAAGCTCTGCTCTACGCCCCGGCCAAAAAGTACTTGATATAGCTGGCGGCACAGGCGACCTAAGTGCGAAGTTCAGCCGTATAGTTGGACCGAAAGGCCAAGTGGTTTTGGCCGACATTAATGAATCCATGCTTAAGGTTGGCCGTGACAAGCTTATTAATAAAGGGCTTGTTGGCAATCTATCCTATGTACAGGCAGACGCCCAATACCTACCCTTCCCAGACAATTATTTTGACTGTATTAGTATCGCTTTTGGCCTTCGTAATGTCACAGACAAAGAACTGGCAATGCGCTCAATGTTACGTATTTTAAAACCCGGCGGCCGACTACTCGTACTCGAATTCTCCAAGCCAGAAAACAAAGCCTTAGAAAAAATTTACGACACTTACAGCTTCCGCCTTCTGCCTATGATGGGTAAATTGGTTGCCAACGATGCAGAAAGCTATCAATACCTCGCTGAAAGTATTCGCATGCACCCCGATCAAGAGACACTCAAACAAATGCTACTCGACTCAGGCTTTAATAGTTGTAGCTACCACAATATGACCGGCGGTATCGTCGCCCTACACAAGGCTATTAAAGCGTGAGCGTAAAAGCGGGCCTATTAGACCCGAGTATTTTGGCGCTGGCAGCCAAAATAATAGAAAAAGCGATAAACGAATGTTTACGTTACGATCCGGCCAGCCTTAAACGTCTAGAGCAACTTAAACACAAGCGCTGCTGTTTAGTAATTAGTGATCAGCAGCTTATTATCAGCCTGCGAATATCTGAATCCTACTGCGAGCTTGCCCTCCTACCTGACAACGAAGACTTTCTTGAACAGGCAGACCTGTGTTTAAAGGGTGAATTAAAGCAATTCCAGAAGCTTGCCAGCGAAGCTAAACACAGTTTAGCGGGCAGTGGCGTTCATGCCCAAGGTGATATCGCCCTACTGCAAGCCTTTGCCGATCTAGTAAGCGATATAGACATCGACTGGCAAGATGCAGCCTCTGACAAACTAGGCCCAGAATTAAGCTCTGCGTTAAGCATTGCCTTAAAAACACTTAAGCAAGTACTACCAAGTTTTAAGCTAGTAGAGACTCAGGCTCACTTTGCCCAATTACTTCATACCGAGTGGCAGCTTGTACCTCATCCAGAAGAAGTGCTGTACTTCCAAAGCCAAGTTAATGAACTGCGCCGTGATGCCGAACGCTTAGAAGCACGTTTACACCAGCTAACCAGCCAATTGGCTAACCACAATAAAAAGGACTAACTGTGCGCAGTTTTAGCCGCTCTATTCGTATTGCCCATACGATAGGGAAATACCGACTTTTTGATTTAATTCCTCAGCCGAATAAATTGCGCTGGCGCCTACTGACTTTACCTTTAAAGTTCTACCCAAAACCCAAACACAATCGCGCAGTTTGTTTACGCTTAGCGCTTGAAGAACTCGGCCCTATTTTTATTAAATTTGGCCAGTTACTCTCGACTCGCCCCGACCTATTGCCGCACGACTTAGTTAAAGAATTAAGTCGTTTACAAGATCAAGTACCCCCCTTCGACCAAGAGCAATTTAAGCGGCTAGTAGAACAAGCGCTCGGAGCAAAAGTTGAAGAAATATTTGATGACTACCAGCACGAAGTACTTGCCTCGGCATCCATCGCACAAGTGCATGAAGCAAAATTAAAAGACGGGCAAGCCGTTGTTATCAAAGTCGTGCGCCCCGGTATAGAACAAACCATTGCCAGAGACACCGAGCTTTTAGCCAATATTGCCCAATGGCTAGAAAAGTTAAGTAAAGATGCCCGTAGGTTACGCCCCGTAGACGTAGTCGCAGATTACAGGCTCACCATACTTGATGAACTCGACTTAATGAAAGAAGCGGCCAATGCCTCACAGCTACGCCGTAACTTTGAAGACGACGACACTCTTTATATTCCTGAGGTTTACTGGCCTTGGTGTCGAAATAATGTCTTGGTCATGGAGCGTATCAACGGTATTCCCGTTAATGATATTGAGCAAATAAAAGCCCAAAAAACCGATTTGAAAATGCTGGCCGAACGCGGAGTAGAAGTATTTTTCACACAAGTTTTTGACCATAACTTTTTCCATGCGGACATGCACCCAGGTAATGTGTTTGTCTCTCGCGAGAATGCACAACAAAGTCCTAGTTATATTGGTATAGATTGCGCTATTTGTGGTTCATTAAGTCGTGAAGATCAGTACTATCTAGCGCGCAATTTAATTGCCATGTTCCGACGAGATTACCGCCAAGTAGCCGAACTACATATTAGTAGCGGATGGGTACCCTCTCATACTTCAGCAGGAGCATTTGAAAGCGCAATACGTTCTGTGTGTGAACCTATTTTTCAAAAACCACTTAAAGAAATTAGCTTTGGCGAGGCATTAATTAGCCTATTTAAAACAGCCCAACGCTTTGAAATGCCTGTGCAACCCCAACTAGTACTACTGCAAAAAACCCTGCTGAATATTGAAGGTCTAGGGCGCCAGCTTTATCCTGAGCTTGACCTATGGGCCACAGCTCACCCCTTTTTAGAAAGATGGATTAAGCAACGATACAGTGTTAAAAACTTATACAAAGAGCTGAAGTACAACGCACCAGAATGGTTAGAGAAGGCTCCGGCTATTCCCGCCATGCTTGTGCAAAGTTTAGAACAAGGGC containing:
- the ubiB gene encoding ubiquinone biosynthesis regulatory protein kinase UbiB, which codes for MRSFSRSIRIAHTIGKYRLFDLIPQPNKLRWRLLTLPLKFYPKPKHNRAVCLRLALEELGPIFIKFGQLLSTRPDLLPHDLVKELSRLQDQVPPFDQEQFKRLVEQALGAKVEEIFDDYQHEVLASASIAQVHEAKLKDGQAVVIKVVRPGIEQTIARDTELLANIAQWLEKLSKDARRLRPVDVVADYRLTILDELDLMKEAANASQLRRNFEDDDTLYIPEVYWPWCRNNVLVMERINGIPVNDIEQIKAQKTDLKMLAERGVEVFFTQVFDHNFFHADMHPGNVFVSRENAQQSPSYIGIDCAICGSLSREDQYYLARNLIAMFRRDYRQVAELHISSGWVPSHTSAGAFESAIRSVCEPIFQKPLKEISFGEALISLFKTAQRFEMPVQPQLVLLQKTLLNIEGLGRQLYPELDLWATAHPFLERWIKQRYSVKNLYKELKYNAPEWLEKAPAIPAMLVQSLEQGQELTRIAPELKAASQAFNKQQKRMRFKKKLLASLVLSAAAICHYTLPGDLSIDTSAITAILVAIAALTFIQA
- a CDS encoding SCP2 domain-containing protein, whose protein sequence is MSVKAGLLDPSILALAAKIIEKAINECLRYDPASLKRLEQLKHKRCCLVISDQQLIISLRISESYCELALLPDNEDFLEQADLCLKGELKQFQKLASEAKHSLAGSGVHAQGDIALLQAFADLVSDIDIDWQDAASDKLGPELSSALSIALKTLKQVLPSFKLVETQAHFAQLLHTEWQLVPHPEEVLYFQSQVNELRRDAERLEARLHQLTSQLANHNKKD
- the ubiE gene encoding bifunctional demethylmenaquinone methyltransferase/2-methoxy-6-polyprenyl-1,4-benzoquinol methylase UbiE; the encoded protein is MKDQEKTHFGFETVNAGEKAAKVADVFHSVAAKYDIMNDLMSGGVHRLWKMFTVESSALRPGQKVLDIAGGTGDLSAKFSRIVGPKGQVVLADINESMLKVGRDKLINKGLVGNLSYVQADAQYLPFPDNYFDCISIAFGLRNVTDKELAMRSMLRILKPGGRLLVLEFSKPENKALEKIYDTYSFRLLPMMGKLVANDAESYQYLAESIRMHPDQETLKQMLLDSGFNSCSYHNMTGGIVALHKAIKA